The nucleotide window TCAAGCGGATTCCCCGGCATCACCAGCTCATCACCGGTCGCCAGCACTGCAACCTTTAAACGCCGGTAAACTCTGACTTGGGAAACACCTACCGATGCAAGAACGCCGACATGGTGCGCCTGAAGCCGCATACCGGCCGGAATAACAACCTGTCCGGTACGGATATCCTGCCCCTGACGACGAATATTGTTACCGACGGACGGCACTTCAGTCACTTCAACCCATTGCTGACCATCACTCTCACCCGCCGTGGCATTCTCCTGCATCACAACGGCATCAGCACCCAATGGAATTTCAGAGCCGGTAAAGATACGCGCGGCAGACCCGGATTTCAGCGGCAGGGGCGCTGTTCCGGCAGGAATGCGTTGCGATACGTTAAGACGTCCACCTGCGGCAAGGTCTGCAATTTTTAATGCATAACCATCCATGGCACTGTTATCTGCGGGCGGCACATCAACAGTTGACAACTGGTCTTCAGCCAGCACCCGCCCCAGAGCATCACTGATACTCACCTCTTCAGTCGCAACCGGCAACGTCACTTCCGCCAGCAGCCTTTCCAGCGCTTCACCAACCGGCATCAGCTGAGGTGCAGGTGCATCACAATCGCTATGTTGACTACTCATCCGCGCGGCCCACAAGCAGTATCGACAGGTCTCGCTGTCATCACCATCTCAACAAAATTACAGGGCCGGTGACGCGCATCAAGTTGCTCCCGGATAATACCGTTCCAGGCGGTCTTACAGGCGCCGGTCGAGCCCGGCATACAGAAAATAACGGTTCGGTTCGCAACACCGGCAAACGCCCGGGACTGAACCGTCGAAGTGCCGATCTCCTCATAGGAAAGTTGGCGAAACAGCTCCCCATAACCCTCGATGGCTTTATCAAACAGCGGCATCAATGCTTCCGGGGTTGTATCCCGCAGGGTAAAGCCGGTTCCCCCGGTCACCAGAATAGCCTGAACCGAGGCATCGGCGATCCATCCAGAGACGACCGCACGTAGCTGATACACATCATCTTTGCAGATCACTCTCTCAGCCAGCCGGTGTCCAGCTTCAGTTAATCCGTCCACCAGCGCATCACCCGAGGTATCATTTTCCGGAGTACGGGTATCAGAAACAGTCAACACAGCGATCTGTAACGGCTGAAACGGTACATTTGTTTTTGTATGACTCATAAAATCCTCATAAGAAGGGGTCATGCCATATAAACAGAACATGAAAATAAAACGATAAATAAAATATGACCGGGTGTCCAAGCCTCTTTACAAGACAATTATAGAAAGACAACACCCGGGAACACAGAAAATGTTAGCTTTCAAGCAATAGCAGCATAAAACATACCCACTTAGAGGCATCAGTGAGTACCGCTATAAAAAAGTGCATGGTACTATTAGCCGATATTGAAACTCTATGGTTCATTTGATGCTTTTCATAACGCGGACAATGAACAAAATATTACATTTTAAAGTGACACATAAGGACATATGCCGATGAAATACCGGACTTTAGCACGTTTAATTACCCCTACTGCGTTTATCTTCTCGCTGCCAGCTGTAGCCGCTATCGAACCTGCAGCCATTGACGCAGGTCCGGTTAAAATTGTCCCAATGATCAGTGCTCAGGTGGGTTATGACGATAACTTTTTCAGCACCTCTGCTAACGAAGAAGACGACACCATTACTGTTCTGTCTCCCTCAGTTCAACTGATCGCCGAAGATGGACTGAACGCATACCGCTTAACCTACCAGCTCAGCGAAGGTATCAACCAGGATCATTCGACGGATAACTACACAGATCATAACTTGTCCGCTGACGTACATCTTGAATTCAGTCAGCGCAGCGTGATGGATCTGAACGCAGCCTACAACAAAGGTCATGAAGCACGCGGCACCGGACTTAGCGGAACCGGCGGTATCGCAAACAGCATTGATGCCCCTCTGGAATATGACACACAAACCGTAGGTTTCAGCTACATCTATGGTGCTCCGGAGGCAACCGGCCGGATTCAGGTTTACGGTGAGCACCTTGACCGCGAATACCAGAACTTCCGCTCAATAACCGAAGGCCGGGACGACACAGAAGTGACTCTGGGTGCAGTTTTCTACTACCAGGTGATGCCGAAAACATCTCTGCTGTTTGAAGTCCGCAACAAAGATATAGACTACGATGTTGATCCGGCCAACTCTCTTGACAGCGAAACCCGCAAGTATTTTGTCGGTGCGACCTGGGAAGGCACTGCAAAAACAACGGGTACCGTTAAAGTCGGTGTGAGCGAAAAAGATTTCGATTCAGCCAGCCGTAAGGATTTCACCAGCGGCAGCTGGGAAGCATCAGTTCGCTGGGCGCCACGCACCTATTCCGTCGTCGACATCAGCACCAGCCGAAGCGCTGCTGAAAGTACCGGCAACGGAAACTTCATTGATACCAAGAGCTATAACGTCAACTGGAATCACGCCTGGAGCGACATTGTTAACACTGACCTGGGTCTCGGATATACCAACGAAGCCTATGAAGGTGCTGCTGATGGACGGGAAGATGACACTACATCGGTTAATATGGGTGTGAATTACGATATGCGACGCTGGCTGACCTTTGGTCTGAATTACAAATACAGTGATATCGATTCAAACCTGGCCAATACCGATTACAGCAAAAACCTGGTTATGCTGACAGTTAACGCATCGCTCTAAACTGTTACAATCGAGATATATCTATGTTATTCGGTTTTAATACTATCAGGGTAGCCTTTATGGCTACTCTGCTTCTCTTCTGCTCAGTCGTTTCGGCTGAGTCGACCACACTTTCCGACTACCGTCTTGGTTCCGGAGATCTCCTCAGCATCCAGGTATTCGGCGAAGAAGACCTGAGCATGGAGATCCGCCTCAGCGACGCAGGCACCATTGCTTATCCTTTTTTAGGCGAGCTCAGAGTGCTGAATATGACTATAGGCAACCTTAGCAAAATGATTGAACAGGGCCTGGCCGATGGTTATCTGCTTGACCCACATGTCAGCATCACAGTCGCGGAATATCGGCAGTTCTTTATCAATGGCGAAGTTCAGGAGCCCGGTGGCTACCCGTTCCAGCCAGGGCTGACACTACAGAAAGCGGTTGCACTGGCCGGCGGATTTACTGAACGCGCCTCCAAGAGCAAGCTATTTGTCTCCCATGATGGTGAAACCACCGACCCACGCCTGGTTCAGCTCAACACCCAGATCAAACCCGGCGATATTATTACTATCGAACAGAGCTTCTTCTAAATTGCTGCTGTCACTCAGCACAACTAATAAGCAAAGCTAAACCGTTCCGCATACATATTACAGAGACAAGCCAGAAAGTATGGATACGAATAGATCCCAGGAAAGCATGACCCGCCTGATGAGCGACGATGTAATCGATCTGCGCCAATACTGGAACACCATTAACCGGCACAAGTGGGGAATATTCGGATTCGCCATCGTCATAACGATGCTGGCGACATTGGTCGTCTTCTCGATGAAACCGGTCTATCGCGCTGAAGCGACGCTGCTGATTGAGTCAAAAAATGCCAATGTGGTATCGATTGAAGAGGTCTACGGCCTCGATGCAGGCAACAGTGAATACTACCTGACACAGTTTGAAATTCTCAAATCCAGGCAACTGGCGGAACGGGTTATTGAGAAACTAAACCTGATAGATAACCCTGAATTCAACCAGAAGCCCGGTTTTATCGCTGCAACGATCACTTCAGCTAAGAACCTGCTACCGCTGGGCGTTGAAGCAGAGCTTTCCGAAGAGGAACAGGCCCGTATCAGACTTCAAGAGGTCACCGATCAGTTTCTTGCGAACCTGACAATCTCACCCATCCGTAAAACACAGCTGGTCAAAATCAGCTACGATTCTTACGATTCGCTGCTGTCGGCCCGGATAGCCAACGCCATAGGCGACGCTTATATTGAAAACAACCTGGAAGCACGCCTGCAACTGACCTATAAAGCCTCCGAATGGCTGATGGAAAGACTGAGTGGTCTCAGAGATAAACTTAAACAATCTGAACAAAATTTACAGGAATACCGGGAAAAGGAACAGATTGTTGGTAATGACGGCGGGTTTGATATCGCTAACAGCGAACTGGACCTGGTGGCCAGCAAGCTTGTTGATGCACGACGTGAACGTATGGCGCTCGAAAGCCTGAACAATCAGATAAAGAAAGTAGACAAGCGCCATCCCGAGAACTTTGAGCTGATCCCTGCGGTTCTTCAGCACCCCTTAGTACAGAGTCTGAAAGGCTCTGTTCTTCAGGTAGAGCTCAAGAGGTCTGAACTGTCGAAGCGCTACGGTGCCAAGCATCCTAAGATGCAAGCCGCTCAGTCTGAACTTGAAAATGCACAGCGTAGCCTGCACGAGCAGGTCCTGTCTATCGTCAATGGTATTGAAAATGAATACCGGCTGGCGCTCTCCGCTGAACGTTCACTTAAATCTGCGGTTAATAACACCAAGCAAGAACTGCAATCGATCAACCGGAAAGATTACCGTTTGAAAGAGCTTGAGAAAGAGGTGGATGCCAACCGCCAGCTGTATGACACGTTCTTCACACGCCTGAGCGAAACCAATGCAACCGGCGATCTGCAATCAGCCAACGCCCGTATTTCCGATCCGGCACACCCGCCACAGAGCGCGGAAAAGCCGAAGAAAGGACTTATTATCGCGCTGACATTCATCGTCGGAATCATGTTTGGAACTATGCTCTCATTCCTGCTGGAAGCGCTGAACAATACGCTGAAAACGGCTCAGGATGTTGAAAACAAACTCGGCGCCACGATGCTGGGCCTGCTGCCGAAACTGGCGAAAAAAGGGGGTACGGAAAACATCAGTTACAGCGCTTACCTGAACGATCAGCAGTCGGCCTTTGCTGAATCAGTAAGAACCATTCGTACCGGCATCGTCCTCTCTGCGCTGGACAACCCCCATAAAATCTTATGTATCACCTCTTCGGTCCCCGGTGAGGGCAAAACATCGCTTACCCTCAGCCTTGCCTTCTCGATTGGACAGATGGAGAAAGTACTGCTGATTGATGCCGATATGCGCCGTCCGTCAATAGCCAAAAACTTTGGTCTGTCTGGCAAAACACCGGGATTATCGAATCTGGTTGCCGGCACTGCCCGACTGGAAGAAACCATTCACAAAGATGAAAAATCCGGTATTGATGTACTGCCATCGGGGATTATTCCCCCTAACCCGCTGGAGCTGCTTTCATCAGAGCGTTTCGCGAAGGTACTGGCAGTTCTGGAAACAAAATACGACCGGATCATCATCGACACGGCACCGACACAAGCCGTCAGTGATGCGCTGGTGCTGTCATCGCATGTAGGCGCAATGATCTACGTGGTCAAAGCGGATGCGACAAACTACCAGTTGGCTAAAAATGGTCTCAAGCGTCTGAATGAAGTGAAAGCCCCGGTTATCGGCGTAGTGCTTAATCAGGTCGATATTAAAAAGGCCGCAAAGTATGGTGGTGACTACAGTGGTTACTATGATACGTACGGCTATACCGCAGAAGAAAAGACAGCCTGATGATTGATCTGCATAACCATATACTGCCAGGAATAGATGATGGGCCAGCGACGCTTTCTGAGTCGCTGGAACTGGCTAAGATCGCTGTTGATGACGGTATTCGTCATATTGTCGTAACCCCCCATATCCATCCCGGGCGTTACGAAAATCAGATCAGTACCATACAGCCGGTATTGCAGACCCTGCAACAGGCTATCGCTGATGCCGATATCCCACTCACGCTGAGCATGGGCGCAGAACTACGTATCTCTGCCGAAATGATCAGCATGATACCCTCCGGTAAAGTCCCCTTTCTGGGAAGCTGGAAGGGTAAGAAAGTCTTACTCCTGGAACTGCCTCACAGCCATATTCCCCCAGGGACAGATAAGCTGATCAACTGGCTGTTAAGCCAGAACATTCAGCCGATGATTGCGCATCCGGAGCGCAACAAAGAGATCATCGACAATATCGATAAACTCAACCCTCTGGTTGCCCAGGGCTGCTTATTGCAGGTAACCGCGATGTCCGTTGCCGGACGCTTTGGCGACGCTGCCAGAGAGATCTCCGAAATACTGCTTCAGCGGGACTGGGTAACCATACTCGCTACGGATGCCCATAATAGCCGCCATCGTCCCCCCGTACTAACGGAAGGGGTTCAGGCCGCTATTCAGATCGTTGGTGAAGATGCAGCCCGGGCACTGGTAACCTCAATACCCGAATATATAATCTCCAACCATGCCGAAACCTGACGCTGTCCGCAAAACTTTTGTCTTCGCAATACTCATTATTCTTGTTTCGGCTGCCGTCATCGCCACCCGGGGCGGTATTGCAGACGTCTACGCATACTCTCCTAGACAGCACCTCGAACAATGGCAAAAAACAGACAAAATCCCGTCGGAAGAAAAACTGGCTACGCAGCTGGCGAATATAAGAAGCGCTATAGAGTGGCAGCCAAACAGAGCTGAATACAGGGACATTGAAGCGCTATTATTATACTATCAGGCATTACATCACTATCAGGCAGGCAGCTCTTCAGGCTACCGTGAATCAACCCTTAAGGCGATAGCGGGCTATCGAAACGCGACGCAGGAACGCCCTAACTGGCCCTATAGCTGGGCCAATCTGGCACTGATGAAGGCCTCAATTCAACAGTTTGATCACGAGTTTGAAGCGGCGCTCATTAAGGCGATAAAACTCGGCCCCTGGGAAAACTCGGTTAACATCAGTGTCGCTGAAGCCGGTCTTTTAGGATGGGCAGCACTTGCTCCCGCCACTCAGAATGCGGTAATAGAAAACATTGAGAGAGGCTTAAAGCGCAACACCCCGGTGCTTAAAAAGAGACTGAAAACTATCAATAAACTGGGGATGGCCTGTATTTACCTCAAAGCCAGCAACGAACGAAAACGACTCTGCGGTTTTTGATCGTTATCATAAAGGCTGAAGTTAGAATTTATTAAGACAATATCAGGACGATATAAAGGTCTGGAGCATATATGACAACCGTACGTAAAGCAGTAATCCCCGTTGCGGGTCTGGGAACACGGGTTCTCCCGGCAAGTAAAGCGATCCCGAAAGAGATGATGCCGGTTGTGGATAAGCCTGTCATCCAGCATGTTGTCGAAGAAGCAATCAAAGCCGGAATCAAAGAGATCATTCTGGTAACCCGTAGCGGTAAATCCGCAATTGAAGACCATTTTGACAGTCACTATGAGCTGGAGCACCAGCTGGATCTGAAAAATAAGACCCAGATTCTGGACTCAGTCAGCAAGATAATCCCCAGTGACGTTACCATCTTATCGGTGCGTCAACCGGAAGCCCGCGGTCTCGGCCATGCCGTGCATTGCGCCGCGCGAATTGTCAATAATGAACCCTTTGTCGTCATTCTGCCGGACGTTCTGGTCAACAACTATCAACAGGATCAAAACGACCTGCAGCAGATGGTACATGCTTTCGATGAGCATAAGGCTGCCCAGATCATGGTCGAATCGGTTCCTGAGGATCAGGTGCACCTCTATGGCGTAGCCGACTGTAATGGCGTGAAACCCGATGCAGGAGAGTCTGTTTCTATCTGCGCTATGGTAGAAAAGCCAAAGCGTGAAGATGCGCCCTCCGACCTTGCTGTCGTTGGCCGCTACGTTCTGCCCGCCCGGGTAATGGAACTTCTGGCTGCTACCAAACCGGGGGCCGGTAATGAGATCCAGCTCACCGACGCGCTGGATGAACTGTTAAAAGAACAAAAGGTCGAAGCCTACCGTATGACGGGTAAAACATACGATTGCGGCAACAAGCTGGGCTACCTGCAGGCCAACGTTGCCTATGGTCTTCAGCACCCGGAAACCGCTGAAGCATTTAAGCAGTTCCTGACGAAACTGGACTGACATTATGACGGTTAATAATTCGCCAGCCTGGCAAGCACTGAGTGCTCATGCTAACAAGGTACGTGAGAAACATCTCACTGAGATGTTTGCAGAGGATTCAGAGCGCTATGATAAGTTCAGTTTCAGGGCGGCCCACTGCCTGACTGATTTTTCCAAGCAGCGTATTACGTCAACCACTCTGCAACTACTCATTGATCTGGCCGAACAGCAAAAACTGCCTCAGCGGATCGAAGCACTCTTCTCCGGTGAAAAGGTTAACCTGTCAGAAAATCGCCCTGCCCTGCATACCGCCCTGCGCCAGCCAGCAGATCAGCCACTGCTGGTTGAGGGGGTCGATATATCAGAGGAGATACACGCCTCTCTGGAAAAAATGGAAACCCTGGTTGACCAGATCCACAACGGACAGTGGCGCGGCTATGACGGCAGTCCCATTAAAAACGTCGTCAATATCGGCGTTGGCGGCTCTGATCTCGGACCGTTGATGACCTGCAGGGCTTTAAGCATGTTTGCCCCAGAACACATCCGGGATATCGATATTCACTTTGTATCCTCAATGGATGGCAGCCACCTGGCAGGGCTGCTGACACACATTGACCCGGCATCAACCCTGTTTATTGTCTCATCCAAATCATTCTCCACTATCGACACGCTGGCGAACGCCAATACCGCCAGAGAATGGCTGGTAGACACCAGTGGACTGCCGCTTGAACTGATCAGTCAACATCACTTTATCGGGATCACTGCCAGCCCTGAGAAAGCCGCGGACTGGGGTATCCCTGAAAAAAACCAACTGCATTTCTGGGACTGGACCGGTGGACGCTATTCCATGTGGTCGGTCATCGGCATGGCTATTGCACTGCAAATCGGCAATAAAAACTTCCGCCAGATGCTGGCGGGTGCGCATCAGATGGATACTCACTTCCGCTCTGCTCCGCCAGCGGAGAACCTTCCGGTCCTGATGGCGATGATTGGTATCTGGAATATTAACTTTCTCGATATACATGCGCATGCAGTGCTGCCTTACGATGGCCGCCTGGAACATGTTCCCGCCTATCTTGAACAGCTCGAGATGGAGAGTAACGGCAAGAGCGTCACCTTAAACGGAGAGAAGCTCAACTACGCCACCTGCCCCATTCTGTGGGGAGAGGTGGGCCCGAATGCGCAACATGCATTTTATCAGCTGCTTCATCAGGGTACCGAATCCGTTATGTGTGATTTCATCGCACCTGCTCTGCGTTATCAGGATCAGGGCGAAGACCTGCAGGCCCAGCACCAACTGGCACTGGCCAACTGCCTTGCGCAGTCCCGCTTACTGGCGCTGGGTGATAGCGTACTCGACGACGCCGACACGGCGCCGGCACATAAACGCTACCGGGGTAACCAGCCAAGCACGACCATCATGTTCGACACTCTCAGCCCGGCGAGCTTTGGTGCTCTCATCGCGATGTACGAGCACAAAGTATATGTCCAGTCAGTCATCTGGGAGATCAACCCGTTTGATCAGTGGGGTGTTGAACTGGGCAAGCAGGTGGCGACCTCGCTGCTGGATCAGTTTACTGAACAGACCTCATCAGCTACCGACAGCTCAACAGAGGGACTGATACGTTATGTTCAACAGCAGCGCCGGGAGAATCAGTCATGAAGATCAAAGTCTACGGCGTTAGCCTGACCGCCTGGGTCGCTGCCGCTTGCCTGGCCAGAGCCGGAAACGATGTTCTGATAGAAGGCCCTGACAGCCAGCTTGAAAAGCCACTTGAGGATATTTCTGCCCTTAGAGACGAGCCGGGGCTGCTTGATCAGATAGAGCTGCAACTCAAAGCAGGCAGACTCCAGCGAACCCGTGACAAAGGCGCCTATGCCGAAATTCACTGGCTGGCACTGGAACATAATGAGTTTGATGCGGCCCGGCAAATAATTCGCTCGCTGGGTAAAGCGAATCCCGATAACCTGCTGATCGTAAACCAGTGTAATTTTGGCGTTGGTGCAACCGATCAGCTGCAGGACGAACTGAATCAGGACACTAATCAGGTTGTTGTATATATCCCTAACAACCTTCAGGAAGGTAAAGCGTTAGAGGGCTTCAGCCAGGCGAAACGGGTCATTATCGGCAGCGATAACAACTGGGCGATTACGATGACCCGGTCGCTGATTCGCCCTTTTATTCAGAATATCGAACACCTGCAACTGATGACCAGCAGGGAAGCGGAGTTTACCAAGTTTGCCATCACCGGCATGCTGGCGATTCGGCTGGGTTATATCAATGAACTCGCCAATCTTGCCGACCAGATGGATGTGGATATTGATACCATCCGTGAAGGCATGGGGGCCGATCCCCGTATTGGTCGTCACTACCTTGCACCAGGCTGCGGCTTTGGTGGTCAGAACTTCAATCAGTACATCGCTCGATTCTCTGAGATCTTTGAAAATAAGGGCAAAGACTCTCTGCTTAAAACCGTTATCTCAGAAAATGAGATTCAAAAAGAACTGCTGTTCAAAAAGCTATGGCAACACTACCGCTGCAATCTGACCGGAAAAACAATCGGGATCTGGGGCGCATCATTCAAGCCAGGCACTGCCAGCGTCGATAATGCGCCCAGCCTGAAGCTGATCGATGCCTTACTTGCACAGGGCGTGCAGGTCAGAGTCCATGATCCGGAAGCTTTGGGAAACCTGAAAAAGCACTATAGAAACGCGCCCCTGCTCAGCTTCTGTGATGACGCTTACGATGCGATCAAAGATACCGATGCCCTCCTGCTGGTGACCGAATGGCCGGAATACTGGTCACCGGATTATCGCAAGCTACTCGAAGCGATGCAGACACCACTGGTCATTGACGGGCGTAATATCTTCGACCGGGAAGCGCTGGAATTATATGGCTTCACCTATATGGGTGTGGGCCGATGATGCTGCGCTCTATCCTGTTCAGCCTTTGTGCTGCAGCGCTGTTCTACGGACTGTTCAGAGAAACTCCGCCCCCTAAACTATTCAACCAGTCTGACAAATTCGGCCACCTCTTAGGCTTTGCCGCGATGACGCTTATCGCTCTCTGGACGCTTTCCCGCCGATATTTTCCGCTGTTTATAGTGGGTATATTGATACTGGCCTGTAGTGCAGAATTTATACAGGAATGGCTGCTACCGCATCGGCATTTCTCAATAAAAGATATGTATGCCAACCTTTCGGGTATCGCATTAATCTTGGTTTCATGGGCAGTCTGGCGGACAGGTCGTCATTTTTTTTTAGCCGTCAGTTCAAAACCCGACACCCTCAATTTACAACCTTCAGAGAAGCATCAATGAGCAAACTAGCCTGTTTCAAAGCCTACGATATCCGCGGCCAGCTGGGTACTCAGCTGGATGAAGACCTGACCTACCGCATCGGCCGTGCCTATGCAGAGTTCCTGAAACCTGAGACCGTTGTGGTTGGCGGCGATATGCGCCTGTCCACCGAGTCACTGAAACAGGCTCTGGCAAACGGCCTCAGGGATTCCGGGGTCAATGTTCTGGATATCGGCCTCTGTGGTACCGAAGAGATCTATTTCGCCACCGCGCACCTGAACACCGATGGCGGTATCGTTGTGACCGCGAGTCACAACCCCGAAGATTACAATGGTATGAAGCTGGTTAAGCAAGGCTCCCGACCAATCAGCGGCGATACCGGGCTGAATGACATTGAACAGCTGGCCCGTGAAAATAATTTTGCCGCAGTCGATGAAGCCAGGCACGGCAGCTACGAAAAAGTGGATACCCTTGCGGCCTACATCGAACATCTGGAAGGCTATATAGACCTGCAAACCCTTAAACCGATGAAACTGGTGGTAAACGCCGGTAACGGTGTTGCCGGACATGTGATCGATGCCCTCGAAGCTCAGTTTAAAGCGGCATCCGTGCCGGTCGAATTTATCAAAATTCACCACCAGCCCGATGGCACCTTCCCCAATGGTATCCCCAACCCCATTCTGGAAGAGAATCGCGCCGACACCATCGCGGCCGTGCTGGAACATAAAGCCGACATGGGGATCGCCTGGGATGGCGACTTCGATCGCTGCTTCCTGTTTGATGAAAATGGCCGTTTTATCGAAGGCTACTATATCGTAGGACTGCTGGCCGAAGCCTTCCTGGCAAAAAACCCCGGGGCCGCGATTATCCACGACCCGCGCCTCACCTGGAACACTCTGGATATCGTTGAGGCCAGTGGCGGTAAAGCGATTCAAAGCAAAACCGGACATGCCTTTATCAAAGAAAGAATGCGTCAAGAAGATGCCGTGTACGGCGGAGAGATGAGTGCTCACCATTACTTCCGTGACTTCTTCTACTGCGATAGCGGAATGGTGCCATGGCTGCTGGTCGCTGAACTCATCAGCAACAAGGGACAGACGCTATCGCAACTGGTTGACGACCGGATTACCCGATACCCGTCCCCCGGCGAGATCAACAGCAAACTGGAAGACCCGAAAGCCGCTATCGAGCGAGTTCTCAGCACTTACAAGGATGCCGCAAAAGCGATCGACTACACCGACGGTATCAGCCTGGATATGGGTGAATGGCGCTTCAACCTGCGCTCATCCAACACCGAACCGGTGGTTCGGCTAAACGTTGAAACCCGGGGAGATGAAGCCCTGATGAAAACCAGAACCGACGAGCTTCTGACACTGCTGCGCAGTTAACCCGAGATTTTTTCGTTCGGATGATAAAACCATCGCGGCAGGATGCCGCTCCTACGTACATACCATCCCGTAGGAGCCCCTTCCAGGGGCGATATACCATCGCGGCAAGCACCCAGAGGGCATACTAATACCGCTCCTACAAATACATCCCACCCCGTAGGA belongs to Amphritea atlantica and includes:
- the moaB gene encoding molybdenum cofactor biosynthesis protein B, with product MSHTKTNVPFQPLQIAVLTVSDTRTPENDTSGDALVDGLTEAGHRLAERVICKDDVYQLRAVVSGWIADASVQAILVTGGTGFTLRDTTPEALMPLFDKAIEGYGELFRQLSYEEIGTSTVQSRAFAGVANRTVIFCMPGSTGACKTAWNGIIREQLDARHRPCNFVEMVMTARPVDTACGPRG
- the galU gene encoding UTP--glucose-1-phosphate uridylyltransferase GalU; amino-acid sequence: MTTVRKAVIPVAGLGTRVLPASKAIPKEMMPVVDKPVIQHVVEEAIKAGIKEIILVTRSGKSAIEDHFDSHYELEHQLDLKNKTQILDSVSKIIPSDVTILSVRQPEARGLGHAVHCAARIVNNEPFVVILPDVLVNNYQQDQNDLQQMVHAFDEHKAAQIMVESVPEDQVHLYGVADCNGVKPDAGESVSICAMVEKPKREDAPSDLAVVGRYVLPARVMELLAATKPGAGNEIQLTDALDELLKEQKVEAYRMTGKTYDCGNKLGYLQANVAYGLQHPETAEAFKQFLTKLD
- a CDS encoding capsular biosynthesis protein gives rise to the protein MIDLHNHILPGIDDGPATLSESLELAKIAVDDGIRHIVVTPHIHPGRYENQISTIQPVLQTLQQAIADADIPLTLSMGAELRISAEMISMIPSGKVPFLGSWKGKKVLLLELPHSHIPPGTDKLINWLLSQNIQPMIAHPERNKEIIDNIDKLNPLVAQGCLLQVTAMSVAGRFGDAAREISEILLQRDWVTILATDAHNSRHRPPVLTEGVQAAIQIVGEDAARALVTSIPEYIISNHAET
- a CDS encoding polysaccharide export protein, with amino-acid sequence MATLLLFCSVVSAESTTLSDYRLGSGDLLSIQVFGEEDLSMEIRLSDAGTIAYPFLGELRVLNMTIGNLSKMIEQGLADGYLLDPHVSITVAEYRQFFINGEVQEPGGYPFQPGLTLQKAVALAGGFTERASKSKLFVSHDGETTDPRLVQLNTQIKPGDIITIEQSFF
- a CDS encoding molybdopterin molybdotransferase MoeA, producing the protein MSSQHSDCDAPAPQLMPVGEALERLLAEVTLPVATEEVSISDALGRVLAEDQLSTVDVPPADNSAMDGYALKIADLAAGGRLNVSQRIPAGTAPLPLKSGSAARIFTGSEIPLGADAVVMQENATAGESDGQQWVEVTEVPSVGNNIRRQGQDIRTGQVVIPAGMRLQAHHVGVLASVGVSQVRVYRRLKVAVLATGDELVMPGNPLEPGQIYNSNLYTIRGLLQGLGCEVVDSAVVEDTLEGTKAALRQASEQADCIITSGGVSVGEEDHVKAAVEAQGELRLWKLAIKPGKPMAFGYVNGKPLLGLPGNPAAVLVTFNILARPFLLRSMGAGNVAANGFSVEVGFSRPKAISRQEYLRVQLQDGRAVLGASQSSGVLSSSVMAAGYLVVPPNQVVEEGGRLMFIPFSEVMN
- a CDS encoding polysaccharide biosynthesis tyrosine autokinase → MDTNRSQESMTRLMSDDVIDLRQYWNTINRHKWGIFGFAIVITMLATLVVFSMKPVYRAEATLLIESKNANVVSIEEVYGLDAGNSEYYLTQFEILKSRQLAERVIEKLNLIDNPEFNQKPGFIAATITSAKNLLPLGVEAELSEEEQARIRLQEVTDQFLANLTISPIRKTQLVKISYDSYDSLLSARIANAIGDAYIENNLEARLQLTYKASEWLMERLSGLRDKLKQSEQNLQEYREKEQIVGNDGGFDIANSELDLVASKLVDARRERMALESLNNQIKKVDKRHPENFELIPAVLQHPLVQSLKGSVLQVELKRSELSKRYGAKHPKMQAAQSELENAQRSLHEQVLSIVNGIENEYRLALSAERSLKSAVNNTKQELQSINRKDYRLKELEKEVDANRQLYDTFFTRLSETNATGDLQSANARISDPAHPPQSAEKPKKGLIIALTFIVGIMFGTMLSFLLEALNNTLKTAQDVENKLGATMLGLLPKLAKKGGTENISYSAYLNDQQSAFAESVRTIRTGIVLSALDNPHKILCITSSVPGEGKTSLTLSLAFSIGQMEKVLLIDADMRRPSIAKNFGLSGKTPGLSNLVAGTARLEETIHKDEKSGIDVLPSGIIPPNPLELLSSERFAKVLAVLETKYDRIIIDTAPTQAVSDALVLSSHVGAMIYVVKADATNYQLAKNGLKRLNEVKAPVIGVVLNQVDIKKAAKYGGDYSGYYDTYGYTAEEKTA
- a CDS encoding outer membrane beta-barrel protein, which translates into the protein MKYRTLARLITPTAFIFSLPAVAAIEPAAIDAGPVKIVPMISAQVGYDDNFFSTSANEEDDTITVLSPSVQLIAEDGLNAYRLTYQLSEGINQDHSTDNYTDHNLSADVHLEFSQRSVMDLNAAYNKGHEARGTGLSGTGGIANSIDAPLEYDTQTVGFSYIYGAPEATGRIQVYGEHLDREYQNFRSITEGRDDTEVTLGAVFYYQVMPKTSLLFEVRNKDIDYDVDPANSLDSETRKYFVGATWEGTAKTTGTVKVGVSEKDFDSASRKDFTSGSWEASVRWAPRTYSVVDISTSRSAAESTGNGNFIDTKSYNVNWNHAWSDIVNTDLGLGYTNEAYEGAADGREDDTTSVNMGVNYDMRRWLTFGLNYKYSDIDSNLANTDYSKNLVMLTVNASL